In Leishmania major strain Friedlin complete genome, chromosome 34, the following proteins share a genomic window:
- a CDS encoding tuzin-like protein, with product MMALTLDPRWNAMRRGIAGIGVCAVDGRGGAAAPGSCRLSLCSCLSPASSGGCGGADSALSEGGHCRECVCGMRGRLPSPKKPWNSLAGVLVGVRVTHAASVLEDRPVALGRLVSRLSEAAYKAEMLRTGKRDRDGEDRRGDAAQLLVVDAGTRVTVRTEGDPASGAAVAPSAMHMKGTIAKVNGNATYIILMEKGEVELSVASERIVALQPRKKLLQSARLVALVNWLRSCVHDPRDVEAIALVLFSRGWRAERMYLLEGVDLLPFVFVSRVELDSVSEKARWERDHDKAMQMLRRERVKDTNFRYALAKYKGTMSCIAGVLVVAYVFTANLRAYRRQQRGHQLRTAIETLSKAARPRKEEGMLAAAAEAFEVRREDEEALVRSVLTQMAPSHPRIVALAGGSGGGRCVPCRRAVRVEGVALVHVDVGGTEDTLRSVVRALGVSNVEVCGDLLGFVEEAMRGATVKASDGVPFLVMRLREGSDLGRVYGEVVSLVSDCQACHIVLAVPMKALTPLNVSSRRLDFYCIPPFSRRQAFAYAEHTLDALDLVCFVEVVGTRSSDVDELCAALRQRGVDPVTYTSLMLARAMRRLQAALGPPGSPARAAIRQLASMPFADGVRDDATGAMSVLGQPDVQEMVLYDPVQHEWRFAQQVYHTAARCILI from the coding sequence atgaTGGCGCTCACACTCGACCCCCGGTGGAACGCCATGCGGAGAGGCATTGCCGGcatcggtgtgtgcgcggtggatggtagaggtggtgcggccgcacccggATCTTGTAGGCTCTCTTTGTGTAGCTGtctctcgccggcgtcgagtggtgggtgcggcggcgcagattctgcgttgtcggagggcggacactgccgcgagtgtgtgtgcggcatgcgtggccgcctgccgtcACCGAAGAAGCCGTGGAATAGTCTGGCAGGCGTCTTggttggtgtgcgcgtgacgcacgcggcgagcgTTCTCGAGGACCGCCCCGTGGCTCTCGGACGGCTCGTGAGCAGATTGTCGGAGGCGGCCTacaaggcggagatgctccGTACTGGCAAGAGGgatcgcgacggcgaggaccgccgcggcgacgccgcgcagctgctggtggtggatgctggCACGCGGGTGACGGTCAGGACGGAGGGCGATCCCGCGAgcggggccgcggtggcgccgtccgccatgcACATGAAGGGCACTATCGCCAAGGTGAACGGCAACGCTACCTACATTATACtaatggagaagggcgaagtgGAACTCTCTGTGGCGTCTGAGCGcattgtggcgctgcagccgcggaagaagctgctccagagcgctaggctggtggcgctggtaaactggctgcgctcctgcgtgcacgacccgcgcgacgtggaggccatcgcgctcgtcctgttcagccgcggctggcgggcggAGCGGATGTACCTGCTGGAAGGCGTGGATCTCCTGccgtttgtgtttgtgtcgagggtggagctggacagtgttagcgagaaggcgcggtgggagcgcgaccacgacaaggcgatgcagatgctgcgccgcgagcgggtgaaggataCGAACTTTCGCTATGCCCTGGCCAAGTACAAGGGCACCATGAGCTGCATTGCCGGCGTGCTTGTGGTCGCTTACGTGTTCACGGCGAACCTGCGCGCgtaccggcggcagcagcggggccaTCAGCTCCGGACAGCCATCGAGACCCTCTCCAAGGCTGCCCGGccaaggaaggaggagggtatgctcgcggcggccgccgaggccttcgaggtgaggcgcgaggatgaggaggcgcttgtgcgcagtgtgctgacgcagatggcgccgtcgcatccccgcatcgtggccctcgccggtggctctggcggcggcaggtgtgtgccgtgtcgccgcgcggtgcgcgtggagggggtggcgctggttcatgtcgacgtcggcggcacggaGGACACCCTGCGCAGTGTTGTGAGGGCCCTGGGGGTGAGCaacgtggaggtgtgcggcgacctgctgggttttgtggaggaggcgatgcggggCGCGACCGTGaaggccagcgacggcgttccgttcttggtgatgaggctgcgcgagggcagcgatctgggcagggtgtacggcgaggtggtgagccTGGTGAGCGACTGCCAGGCCTGCCATATCGTCCTGGCGGTGCCCATGAAGGCTCTGACCCCTTTGAACgtgtcgtcgcggaggctgGACTTTTACTGCATAccacccttctcccgccggcaggcgttcgcctacgcggagcacacgctggacgcgctggacctggtgtgctttgtggaggtggtggggacgcgcagcagcgacgtcgacgagctgtgcgctgcgctgcgccagcgcggcgtggacccggtcacgtacacgagcctcatgctggcgcgggcgatgcgtcggctgcaggctgcgctgGGACCACCTGGCTCgcctgctcgtgcggcgatCCGGCAGCTAGCCTCGATGCcattcgccgacggcgtgcgcgatgacGCCACTGGAGCGATGTCGGTGCTCGGGCAGCCAGATGTGCAGGAGATGGTGCTGTACGatccggtgcagcacgagtggcggttcgcgcagcaggtgtaccacaccgcggcgcgctgcatcttgatctag
- a CDS encoding putative amastin-like surface protein, with protein MKCSIPLVVYVVVQFVAFLLVLVGTPLEIFRAHNRPGVAQCLTLFGFKLDCKGLQYDQTVDMQWIECPARITLFRLAQGCAIISILVYGAAFVLGLVLLYGCTIYRWVCLALNIVGAVTLFIVWVAIVVTYNKDDGQKCPKVRDTGYRLGTGFALLVAAWILDILNIIFLLLPCTVPATKANEKPESPTAQE; from the coding sequence ATGAAGTGCAGTATCCCCCTCGTTGTCTACGTGGTCGTGCAGTTCGTGGCGTTCcttctggtgctggtgggcacgccgctggagaTCTTCCGTGCACACAATCGTCCAGGAGTCGCTCAGTGTCTAACGCTTTTTGGCTTTAAGCTCGACTGTAAAGGACTCCAATATGACCAGACGGTAGACATGCAATGGATCGAGTGCCCTGCACGCATCACCCTTTTCCGCCTTGCGCAGGGATGCGCCATCATCTCCATCCTCGTGTACGGCGCGGCCTTTGTCCTGGGCTTAGTTTTGCTGTACGGCTGCACCATCTACCGCTGGGTttgcctggcgctgaacaTCGTTGGCGCGGTCACCTTGTTCATTGTGTGGGTGGCCATAGTGGTGACATACAACAAGGACGATGGGCAAAAGTGCCCTAAGGTGAGGGATACGGGCTACCGGCTCGGCACCGGGTTCGCTCTCTTGGTGGCGGCCTGGATACTGGATATCCTCAACATCATCTTCTTGCTGCTCCCGTGCACGGTCCCGGCCACTAAAGCGAACGAGAAGCCGGagtcgccgacagcgcaagAGTAG
- a CDS encoding tuzin-like protein, which translates to MMALTLDPRWNAMRRGIAGIGVCAVDGRGGAAAPGSCRLSLCSCLSPASSGGCGGADSALSEGGHCRECVCGMRGRLPSPKKPWNSLAGVLVGVRVTHAASVLEDRPVALGRLVSRLSEAAYKAEMLRTGKRDRDGEDRRGDAAQLLVVDAGTRVTVRTEGDPASGAAVAPSAMHMKGTIAKVNGNATYIILMEKGEVELSVASERIVALQPRKKLLQSARLVALVNWLRSCVHDPRDVEAIALVLFSRGWRAERMYLLEGVDLLPFVFVSRVELDSVSEKARWERDHDKAMQMLRRERVKDTNFRYALAKYKGTMSCIAGVLVVAYVFTANLRAYRRQQRGHQLRTAIETLSKAARPRKEEGMLAAAAEAFEVRREDEEALVRSVLTQMAPSHPRIVALAGGSGGGRCVPCRRAVRVEGVALVHVDVGGTEDTLRSVVRALGVSNVEVCGDLLGFVEEAMRGATVKASDGVPFLVMRLREGSDLGRVYGEVVSLVSDCQACHIVLAVPMKALTPLNVSSRRLDFYCIPPFSRRQAFAYAEHTLDALDLVCFVEVVGTRSSDVDELCAALRQRGVDPVTYTSLMLARAMRRLQAALGPPGSPARAAIRQLASMPFADGVRDDATGAMSVLGQPDVQEMVLYDPVQHEWRFAQQVYHTAARCILI; encoded by the coding sequence atgaTGGCGCTCACACTCGACCCCCGGTGGAACGCCATGCGGAGAGGCATTGCCGGcatcggtgtgtgcgcggtggatggtagaggtggtgcggccgcacccggATCTTGTAGGCTCTCTTTGTGTAGCTGtctctcgccggcgtcgagtggtgggtgcggcggcgcagattctgcgttgtcggagggcggacactgccgcgagtgtgtgtgcggcatgcgtggccgcctgccgtcACCGAAGAAGCCGTGGAATAGTCTGGCAGGCGTCTTggttggtgtgcgcgtgacgcacgcggcgagcgTTCTCGAGGACCGCCCCGTGGCTCTCGGACGGCTCGTGAGCAGATTGTCGGAGGCGGCCTacaaggcggagatgctccGTACTGGCAAGAGGgatcgcgacggcgaggaccgccgcggcgacgccgcgcagctgctggtggtggatgctggCACGCGGGTGACGGTCAGGACGGAGGGCGATCCCGCGAgcggggccgcggtggcgccgtccgccatgcACATGAAGGGCACTATCGCCAAGGTGAACGGCAACGCTACCTACATTATACtaatggagaagggcgaagtgGAACTCTCTGTGGCGTCTGAGCGcattgtggcgctgcagccgcggaagaagctgctccagagcgctaggctggtggcgctggtaaactggctgcgctcctgcgtgcacgacccgcgcgacgtggaggccatcgcgctcgtcctgttcagccgcggctggcgggcggAGCGGATGTACCTGCTGGAAGGCGTGGATCTCCTGccgtttgtgtttgtgtcgagggtggagctggacagtgttagcgagaaggcgcggtgggagcgcgaccacgacaaggcgatgcagatgctgcgccgcgagcgggtgaaggataCGAACTTTCGCTATGCCCTGGCCAAGTACAAGGGCACCATGAGCTGCATTGCCGGCGTGCTTGTGGTCGCTTACGTGTTCACGGCGAACCTGCGCGCgtaccggcggcagcagcggggccaTCAGCTCCGGACAGCCATCGAGACCCTCTCCAAGGCTGCCCGGccaaggaaggaggagggtatgctcgcggcggccgccgaggccttcgaggtgaggcgcgaggatgaggaggcgcttgtgcgcagtgtgctgacgcagatggcgccgtcgcatccccgcatcgtggccctcgccggtggctctggcggcggcaggtgtgtgccgtgtcgccgcgcggtgcgcgtggagggggtggcgctggttcatgtcgacgtcggcggcacggaGGACACCCTGCGCAGTGTTGTGAGGGCCCTGGGGGTGAGCaacgtggaggtgtgcggcgacctgctgGGTTTTGTGGAGGAAGCGATGCGGGGCGCGACCGTGaaggccagcgacggcgttccgttcttggtgatgaggctgcgcgagggcagcgatctgggcagggtgtacggcgaggtggtgagccTGGTGAGCGACTGCCAGGCCTGCCATATCGTCCTGGCGGTGCCCATGAAGGCTCTGACCCCTTTGAACgtgtcgtcgcggaggctgGACTTTTACTGCATAccacccttctcccgccggcaggcgttcgcctacgcggagcacacgctggacgcgctggacctggtgtgctttgtggaggtggtggggacgcgcagcagcgacgtcgacgagctgtgcgctgcgctgcgccagcgcggcgtggacccggtcacgtacacgagcctcatgctggcgcgggcgatgcgtcggctgcaggctgcgctgGGACCACCTGGCTCgcctgctcgtgcggcgatCCGGCAGCTAGCCTCGATGCcattcgccgacggcgtgcgcgatgacGCCACTGGAGCGATGTCGGTGCTCGGGCAGCCAGATGTGCAGGAGATGGTGCTGTACGatccggtgcagcacgagtggcggtttgcgcagcaggtgtaccacaccgcggcgcgctgcatcttgatctag
- a CDS encoding putative amastin-like surface protein codes for MKCSIPLVVYVVVQFVAFLLVLVGTPLEMFRAPNRPGVAQCLTLFGFKLDCKSLEYEETVDMQWLNCPARIARFRLAQAFTLISILVYGAAFVLGLVLLYGCTIHRWVCLALNIVGAVTLCVVWVAMVVTYKKPDEPLCREVRNMGYRFGTGFALLVVAWILDILNIIFLLLPLQMRGSQDCANSMESQRTNNSKQATGSGGRA; via the coding sequence ATGAAGTGCAGTATCCCCCTCGTTGTCTACGTGGTCGTGCAGTTCGTGGCGTTCcttctggtgctggtgggcacgccgctggagaTGTTCCGTGCACCCAATCGTCCAGGAGTCGCTCAGTGTCTAACGCTTTTTGGCTTTAAGCTCGACTGTAAATCACTTGAATATGAGGAGACGGTAGACATGCAATGGCTTAATTGCCCTGCACGCATCGCCCGTTTCCGCCTTGCGCAGGCGTTCACTCTCATCTCCATCCTCGTGTACGGCGCGGCCTTTGTCCTGGGCTTAGTTTTGCTGTACGGCTGCACTATTCACCGCTGGGTttgcctggcgctgaacaTCGTTGGCGCGGTCACCTTGTGCGTTGTGTGGGTGGCCATGGTGGTGACATACAAAAAACCTGATGAGCCGCTATGCCGTGAGGTGAGGAATATGGGCTACCGGTTCGGCACCGGGTTCGCTCTCTTGGTGGTGGCCTGGATACTGGATATCCTCAACATCATCTTCTTGCTGCTTCCGTTGCAGATGAGGGGATCACAGGACTGTGCAAACTCGATGGAGTCACAGAGGACGAATAACAGTAAACAAGCCACAGGAAGCGGAGGGCGAGCTTGA